In Clostridia bacterium, a single genomic region encodes these proteins:
- a CDS encoding diguanylate cyclase — MGFDLWELLAIYELASFSFPPTYQDLVREAVEKGARILGLRRLAITLEDNGRAVDLGHWGFAGRAPTPEQIRQVGEEALVHAMSRGVKGMVYLEPAHRPSARERRLLKLFARRLEDVIAVKEMERKTRQSERAFRAILNNVQEAVFIFEPGGRVLEINRSVLRLYRLADREGALGRCFWQDYSGPGCPREDVDRWWAEEAEEESLYLEWPARRPADGSTFDAEVYFTKMVFSGREALLATVRDVSERRRREDLLRSTFEHTPIGMYIVSGGKFETVNPQFEQLSGYTLEELVGRDSLSLVFPEDREKVRQEAVRMLKGGEARPYEFRLVTKGGGLRWVEETVASWEHEGRRVTLGSVIDVTEKKRFAERLEYISLHDQLTGLYNRAHFEEQLGRLARPEDFPVSVIMADVNGLKLVNDSLGHHRGDELLVACARILQHTLRRSDVVARVGGDEFVALLPNTDEATGAAIVRRLQAAIEEYNRRHTDLPLSVSFGLATAHTPGESLRQAYRQADDRMYREKLSQGTNARNQIVDALLAALAERDRFAEGHARRLAYWCRLLAERLGLPARQKDDLALLAQVHDIGKVGIPDTVLLKPGLLGEDEWKVIRQHPEKGYRIALATPELAGVADLILKHHERWDGSGYPLGLKEQEIPLECRLLAIVDAFDAMTSDRPYRKAKSVAEAVEEIRRCAGTQFDPDLAALFLEVLSERGWTEVAAEAERGAPAAKSRPQERGQISCASGLQIS, encoded by the coding sequence GTGGGTTTCGACCTTTGGGAATTACTTGCCATTTATGAGCTGGCCAGCTTTTCTTTTCCCCCTACCTATCAGGATTTGGTGCGGGAAGCGGTGGAAAAGGGAGCCCGGATATTGGGCCTTCGCCGACTGGCCATAACCTTGGAGGATAACGGGAGGGCGGTCGACCTGGGGCACTGGGGCTTCGCGGGCCGCGCTCCTACGCCGGAACAAATCCGACAGGTAGGGGAAGAGGCCCTGGTCCACGCGATGTCCCGCGGGGTGAAGGGGATGGTATACCTGGAGCCGGCCCACCGGCCGTCGGCCCGGGAACGGCGGCTCTTAAAGCTCTTCGCCCGTCGCCTGGAGGACGTGATCGCGGTAAAGGAGATGGAGCGGAAAACCCGGCAGTCGGAGCGGGCTTTCCGCGCCATCCTTAATAACGTACAGGAAGCGGTTTTCATTTTCGAGCCCGGCGGCCGGGTCCTGGAGATAAACCGCTCGGTGTTGCGGCTGTACCGGCTGGCCGACCGGGAGGGGGCTTTGGGCCGGTGCTTCTGGCAGGATTATTCCGGCCCCGGCTGCCCTCGGGAGGACGTGGACCGATGGTGGGCGGAGGAGGCGGAGGAGGAGAGCCTCTACCTGGAATGGCCGGCCCGGCGCCCGGCCGACGGGTCTACCTTCGACGCTGAGGTCTACTTTACCAAGATGGTCTTCTCCGGCCGGGAGGCCCTGCTGGCCACGGTGAGGGACGTGAGTGAGCGTCGGCGCCGCGAGGACCTCCTGCGCAGCACCTTCGAGCACACGCCCATCGGCATGTACATAGTCAGCGGAGGCAAGTTCGAGACGGTAAATCCCCAGTTCGAGCAGCTTTCCGGCTACACGCTGGAGGAATTGGTCGGCCGGGACTCTCTGAGCCTGGTTTTTCCCGAAGACCGGGAGAAGGTGCGTCAGGAGGCGGTGCGCATGCTCAAAGGCGGCGAGGCCCGGCCTTACGAGTTCCGGCTGGTCACCAAGGGCGGCGGCCTGCGCTGGGTAGAAGAAACCGTCGCTTCCTGGGAGCACGAGGGCCGGAGGGTTACCCTGGGCAGCGTGATCGACGTCACCGAGAAAAAGCGCTTCGCGGAAAGGCTGGAGTACATAAGCCTTCACGATCAGCTTACCGGTCTCTACAACCGGGCTCACTTCGAGGAACAGCTTGGTCGGTTGGCTCGGCCGGAAGACTTCCCGGTGAGCGTGATCATGGCCGACGTGAACGGGCTGAAGCTGGTCAACGACAGTCTGGGCCACCACCGGGGGGACGAGCTCTTGGTGGCCTGTGCCCGGATTCTGCAGCACACGCTCCGGCGCTCGGACGTGGTGGCCCGGGTAGGGGGAGACGAGTTCGTGGCCCTTCTGCCCAACACCGACGAGGCCACCGGAGCGGCAATAGTAAGGCGGTTGCAGGCGGCAATAGAGGAATACAACCGACGGCATACCGATCTGCCCTTAAGCGTCTCATTTGGGCTGGCTACGGCGCATACGCCGGGAGAATCGCTGCGGCAAGCCTATCGTCAGGCCGACGACCGGATGTACCGGGAGAAGCTCTCCCAGGGAACCAATGCCCGCAACCAGATCGTGGATGCTCTGCTGGCGGCGCTGGCAGAGCGGGATCGTTTCGCCGAGGGCCACGCCCGCCGCCTGGCCTACTGGTGCCGGCTCCTGGCGGAACGCCTGGGGCTACCCGCACGGCAGAAGGACGACCTGGCCCTCCTGGCCCAGGTGCACGACATAGGCAAGGTGGGCATTCCGGACACGGTGCTGCTTAAGCCCGGGCTTCTCGGCGAGGACGAATGGAAGGTTATCCGCCAGCACCCGGAAAAGGGCTACCGCATCGCCCTGGCCACTCCGGAACTGGCCGGAGTGGCGGACCTTATCCTCAAGCACCACGAGCGATGGGACGGTTCGGGCTACCCGTTGGGGCTGAAGGAGCAGGAGATCCCCCTCGAATGCCGTCTCCTGGCGATTGTGGACGCCTTTGACGCCATGACCAGCGATCGTCCCTACCGGAAGGCCAAGAGCGTGGCCGAAGCCGTCGAGGAGATCCGCCGCTGCGCGGGCACCCAGTTTGACCCCGACCTGGCGGCGCTTTTCTTAGAGGTGCTCTCCGAGCGGGGATGGACGGAGGTAGCCGCCGAGGCCGAGAGGGGGGCGCCGGCGGCGAAATCTAGGCCTCAGGAGAGAGGACAGATCAGCTGTGCGTCTGGCTTGCAGATAAGCTGA
- a CDS encoding (2Fe-2S) ferredoxin domain-containing protein, with amino-acid sequence MVKSLEDLKRLKEEAQQSLALREGGEKVKVVVGMGTCGIAAGAREVMAAILDELEKRRLTNVAVTQTGCIGLCAQEPLVDVYLPGRPRVTYGKVNAQKARQIVAQHIVNGLPVAEWIINR; translated from the coding sequence TTGGTTAAATCGCTGGAGGATTTAAAGAGACTTAAGGAGGAAGCCCAGCAGTCGCTCGCCCTCAGAGAAGGGGGGGAAAAGGTAAAGGTAGTGGTGGGTATGGGCACCTGCGGCATTGCCGCCGGGGCGCGGGAGGTCATGGCCGCCATCCTGGATGAGCTGGAAAAGAGGCGCCTCACCAACGTGGCGGTCACCCAGACCGGCTGCATCGGTCTTTGCGCCCAGGAGCCGCTGGTAGACGTTTATCTCCCCGGCCGGCCGCGGGTTACTTACGGCAAGGTGAACGCCCAAAAGGCACGACAGATTGTTGCCCAGCACATCGTCAACGGCCTACCGGTGGCCGAGTGGATCATAAACCGTTAG
- a CDS encoding NAD(P)H-dependent oxidoreductase subunit E — protein sequence MEACKCEEIWNQLERIIAAHRGQPSALIEVLHQAQDLIGYLPKPVQVAIAEGLGVSLSEVYSVVSFYARFTVKPKGKYQVSVCKGTACYVKGSPEILERLSRELGIKPGDSTDDGKFSLDVVRCLGACGLGPVMTINNRVYGLLKPETAVAVLQTYD from the coding sequence GTGGAAGCCTGCAAGTGCGAGGAGATTTGGAACCAGCTAGAGAGAATAATCGCCGCCCACCGGGGGCAGCCCTCGGCGCTCATTGAGGTGCTCCACCAGGCTCAGGACCTGATCGGGTATTTGCCCAAGCCGGTCCAGGTGGCCATTGCCGAGGGCCTGGGAGTCTCTTTAAGCGAGGTCTACAGCGTGGTATCCTTCTACGCCCGCTTTACGGTAAAGCCCAAGGGGAAGTACCAGGTGTCCGTGTGCAAGGGCACGGCCTGTTACGTTAAGGGCTCTCCGGAAATCCTGGAGCGGCTTTCCAGAGAACTGGGAATCAAGCCCGGCGACAGCACCGACGACGGCAAGTTTTCCCTGGACGTGGTGCGCTGCCTGGGCGCCTGCGGTTTGGGACCGGTGATGACCATAAACAACCGGGTGTACGGATTGCTCAAGCCGGAAACGGCGGTGGCGGTACTCCAGACCTACGACTGA
- a CDS encoding molybdopterin-dependent oxidoreductase: MASKTVISDCMLCVWDCGIKARVEDGRLVEVQGLPEHPISKGYICPRGANLPEYVYSPNRLLYPMRRTDGGWRRVSWDEALDFTAEQLAKVKEKYGARSLAIFCGSVGVENIEVAAFAQRFKGAFGTPNLLSVENICYRTRILARQMTFGRYPMDSPRGAKCIVLWGHNPDGSKGMLADMIREQVDKKETTLIVINPRRIRLSEKALQLAPRPGTDAAIGLAMLNVIINEGLYDREFVENYTVGFEELKQHVQQYTPEWAEQVTWVPASDIKACARIYAQASPACIVQGINTLDQHVNGLQNSRLLSILQIVTGNIDKPGSWVTIPYIRLADLRIPIEEKPIGADQYPLFYELWGRVSPYGIATLFPQAALEGKPYPIRASIVAAANPVVSFPDAQAFTEAFKSQDFMAVIDPFMTETAELADVVLPACTFLEKGGVGYVYGVVHGETYAMLHRQVIEPVGESRPDWWIWTEIAKRLGLEEYFPWKTEEEVIDHLLEPSGVLQQLKEAEIGAYYADKTKEYYAYKTKKVYTPSGKFEIYSKTLEEHGYDPLPKYVEPAQSPVSTPELAKQFPLILISGARTQEFTHTQMRHIPGLRSARPEPFAEMHPATAGRYGLADGDWAKLSTRNGSLRVRVKTTPDMLPGIVSLPHGWAQANVNLLTDMQDRDPITGYPDFKALLCRVEPIIPYQE, translated from the coding sequence ATGGCTAGCAAAACGGTCATCAGCGACTGCATGTTGTGCGTTTGGGACTGCGGGATTAAGGCCCGGGTGGAAGACGGCAGGCTGGTCGAGGTGCAGGGCCTACCTGAGCACCCCATAAGCAAGGGCTACATTTGCCCCCGGGGAGCCAACCTGCCGGAGTACGTCTACTCCCCCAACCGCTTGCTCTACCCCATGCGCCGCACCGACGGCGGCTGGCGGCGGGTGAGCTGGGATGAAGCCCTGGACTTCACCGCCGAGCAGCTGGCCAAGGTGAAGGAGAAGTACGGGGCCAGGTCGCTGGCCATCTTCTGCGGCTCGGTAGGGGTAGAGAACATCGAGGTGGCGGCTTTTGCCCAGCGTTTCAAGGGCGCGTTCGGCACCCCCAACCTGCTCTCGGTGGAGAACATCTGCTACCGCACGCGCATCCTGGCCCGGCAGATGACCTTCGGCCGCTACCCCATGGACAGCCCGAGAGGGGCGAAGTGCATCGTCCTCTGGGGCCACAACCCCGACGGCTCCAAGGGCATGCTGGCGGACATGATCCGCGAGCAGGTGGACAAGAAGGAAACCACCCTCATCGTGATCAACCCGCGCCGCATCCGGCTGTCGGAGAAGGCGCTGCAGCTGGCACCGCGGCCGGGCACGGACGCGGCCATCGGCCTGGCCATGCTGAACGTTATCATCAATGAAGGCCTCTACGACCGCGAGTTCGTTGAGAACTACACCGTGGGCTTCGAGGAACTGAAGCAGCACGTGCAGCAGTACACCCCGGAGTGGGCGGAGCAGGTAACCTGGGTGCCGGCTTCGGACATCAAGGCCTGCGCCCGCATCTACGCCCAGGCCAGCCCGGCCTGCATCGTCCAGGGCATCAACACCCTGGACCAGCACGTGAACGGGCTGCAGAACTCCCGTTTGCTCTCCATCCTCCAGATCGTGACCGGCAACATCGACAAGCCCGGAAGCTGGGTGACCATCCCCTACATCCGGCTGGCCGACCTGCGCATCCCCATCGAGGAGAAGCCCATCGGCGCCGACCAGTACCCGCTGTTCTACGAGCTCTGGGGCCGGGTATCGCCCTACGGCATCGCCACCCTCTTCCCCCAGGCGGCGCTGGAGGGCAAGCCCTATCCCATCCGGGCCAGCATCGTGGCCGCGGCCAACCCGGTGGTGTCCTTCCCCGACGCCCAGGCCTTCACCGAAGCCTTCAAGTCCCAGGACTTCATGGCAGTAATCGACCCCTTCATGACCGAGACCGCGGAACTCGCCGACGTGGTGCTGCCGGCCTGCACCTTCCTGGAGAAGGGCGGCGTCGGCTACGTATACGGCGTGGTGCACGGCGAGACCTACGCCATGCTGCACCGCCAGGTAATCGAGCCGGTGGGCGAGTCCCGGCCCGACTGGTGGATCTGGACCGAGATCGCGAAGCGCCTGGGCCTGGAAGAGTACTTCCCCTGGAAGACCGAGGAGGAAGTGATCGATCACCTGCTCGAGCCCAGCGGGGTGCTGCAGCAGCTCAAAGAGGCGGAAATCGGCGCGTACTACGCAGACAAGACCAAGGAGTACTACGCCTACAAGACCAAGAAGGTCTACACTCCCAGCGGCAAGTTCGAGATCTACTCCAAGACCCTGGAGGAGCACGGCTACGATCCCCTGCCCAAGTACGTGGAACCCGCCCAGAGCCCGGTAAGCACCCCCGAGCTGGCCAAGCAGTTCCCGCTCATCCTCATCAGCGGCGCGCGCACCCAGGAGTTCACCCACACCCAGATGCGGCACATACCCGGGCTGCGCAGCGCCAGACCCGAGCCCTTCGCGGAGATGCACCCGGCCACGGCCGGCCGCTACGGCCTGGCCGACGGCGACTGGGCCAAGCTCTCCACCCGCAATGGCAGCCTCCGGGTGCGGGTAAAGACCACCCCGGACATGCTGCCGGGCATCGTGAGCCTGCCTCACGGCTGGGCGCAGGCCAACGTCAACCTGCTCACCGACATGCAGGACCGCGACCCCATCACCGGCTATCCCGACTTCAAGGCCCTGCTCTGCCGGGTGGAGCCGATCATTCCGTATCAGGAGTAG
- a CDS encoding DRTGG domain-containing protein, translated as MTVAEIAQALGLRLLAGAGGLDREVRYGYASDLLSDVVARAPKGCLWLTLQTHENVVAVALLVDAAGVVITGGREPGANICSRAEAEGLPLFASPASTFELSGRLYALLAGEKRGA; from the coding sequence ATGACGGTTGCGGAAATCGCCCAAGCCCTCGGGCTGCGCCTGCTGGCCGGGGCCGGGGGACTGGACCGAGAGGTTAGGTACGGCTACGCATCGGATTTGCTGAGCGACGTGGTGGCGCGGGCGCCAAAGGGCTGCCTGTGGCTGACCCTGCAGACCCACGAGAACGTGGTGGCGGTGGCCCTGCTGGTAGACGCCGCCGGGGTGGTAATCACCGGGGGCCGGGAACCGGGGGCAAACATCTGCTCCCGCGCGGAGGCCGAGGGGCTTCCCCTGTTTGCCTCGCCCGCCTCTACCTTTGAGCTCAGCGGGCGCCTTTACGCTTTACTGGCCGGAGAGAAGCGGGGCGCCTGA
- a CDS encoding ATP-binding protein, translating to MDELALYLLELMENSLTAGATRLELEIEEDPQANLLTVRLRDNGRGMTPEEVSRATSAFYTTRTTRRVGLGLSMIKALAEECGGSFELGSEPEKGTAVVFAVPLNHLDCPPLGDMGATVAACLSRDQPVDLLYRHRRGGQEFCFSSRWLKEFLGEVPVNLAPVLAWVRGYVNAGLEKLAGGKEVG from the coding sequence ATGGACGAGTTGGCCCTGTACCTCTTAGAGCTGATGGAGAACTCGCTTACCGCGGGGGCCACGCGGCTGGAGCTGGAGATTGAGGAGGATCCCCAGGCCAACCTGCTGACGGTTCGGCTTAGGGATAACGGGCGGGGAATGACCCCGGAGGAGGTAAGCCGGGCCACCTCCGCCTTCTACACCACGCGGACTACCCGGCGGGTGGGGTTGGGTCTTTCCATGATCAAGGCTTTGGCCGAAGAGTGCGGCGGGAGTTTCGAGCTCGGTTCGGAACCGGAAAAGGGAACGGCGGTCGTATTTGCCGTGCCCCTGAATCACCTCGATTGCCCGCCGCTGGGGGACATGGGGGCTACGGTTGCCGCCTGCTTGAGCCGGGATCAACCGGTGGACCTGCTTTACCGGCACCGCCGGGGAGGGCAGGAGTTTTGCTTTTCCAGCCGTTGGCTTAAAGAGTTTCTGGGAGAAGTGCCCGTAAACCTGGCCCCGGTGCTGGCCTGGGTGAGGGGCTACGTTAACGCCGGCCTAGAGAAACTGGCGGGAGGGAAGGAAGTTGGTTAA
- the nuoF gene encoding NADH-quinone oxidoreductase subunit NuoF: protein MQIYRAHVLVCAGTGCTAAGSQATREALVREVAARGLEREVRVVETGCFGFCRFGPNMMIYPEGVFYCGVKPEDVPELVEEHLVKGRVLQRLLYRWPETEVTVAELEEIPFFRHQLRIALRNCGLINPEVIDEYIARDGYLALGRVLTEMKPEDVINTIKKSGLRGRGGGGFPTGAKWDFAYRAPGKPKYVVCNADEGDPGAFMDRSILEGDPHAVLEGMAIAGYAIGANQGYVYVRAEYPIAVRRLRIAIEQAREKGLLGQNLFGTGFDFDIDIRLGAGAFVCGEETALLASIEGRRGEPRPRPPFPAQKGLWGQPTIINNVETMANVPTIIRNGWEWFASIGTEKSKGTKVFALAGKINNNGLVEVPMGTSLGEVIYDIGGGIPGGKKFKAAQTGGPSGGCIPAEYLNVPIDYESLTELGTIMGSGGLIIMDEDTCMVDLAKFFLDFVKDESCGKCTPCRIGTTRMLEILDRITRGEGREGDIELLEEMGQQIKDAALCGLGQTAPNPVLSTIRYFRHEYEAHIRDKRCPASVCAALFTSPCQNTCPANVDVPIYVDLIRQRRFAEAYEVVRQENPFPVVCGRVCHHPCEGKCNRGKLDQPIAIRELKRFAADYALSLNGRRPKPSPAPANGHKVAVVGSGPAGLTAAYYLALKGYAVTVFEALPVAGGMLAVGIPEYRLPKKQLAAEIDTIAEAGVEIRTNAALGRDFTLEDLQQQGYEAVFVAVGAHRDQKLGVPGEELEGVYSGITFLRELNLGRPVDVKDKVVAVVGGGNVAMDAARSARRLGAKEVRILYRRTRDEMPALREEVEEAEKEGIILDCLTNPVEILGENGRVRAVKCRRMRLGEFDRSGRRRPVPVEGSDYVLEAQVVVAAIGQAVDEAGLAGKVSFTRGGTIACDEKTLATDLPGVFAGGDCVSGPATVVEAIAMGKRAASAIDSYLGGDGRVVPVVPVERRRTAPVIEERTAREEAASLPVEERLRGFAEVELGYDEDQALAEAARCLRCDVRE, encoded by the coding sequence ATGCAAATATATCGCGCCCACGTCTTGGTCTGTGCCGGCACCGGCTGCACGGCGGCGGGAAGTCAGGCCACGCGGGAGGCCCTGGTCCGGGAGGTAGCGGCCAGAGGGCTGGAGCGAGAGGTAAGGGTGGTGGAGACCGGGTGCTTCGGTTTCTGCCGCTTTGGTCCTAACATGATGATCTACCCGGAGGGCGTATTCTACTGCGGCGTCAAGCCCGAGGACGTGCCGGAGCTGGTAGAGGAGCACCTGGTCAAGGGCCGGGTGCTGCAGCGCCTGCTGTACCGCTGGCCGGAAACCGAGGTTACGGTGGCCGAACTGGAGGAGATCCCCTTCTTCCGGCACCAGCTGCGCATTGCCCTGAGGAACTGCGGGCTTATCAACCCCGAGGTCATCGACGAGTACATCGCCCGGGACGGCTACCTGGCCCTGGGCAGGGTGCTAACCGAAATGAAGCCGGAGGACGTCATAAACACCATCAAGAAGTCGGGCCTGCGGGGCCGCGGGGGCGGCGGGTTCCCCACGGGAGCCAAGTGGGACTTTGCCTACCGGGCGCCCGGCAAACCCAAGTACGTGGTCTGCAACGCCGACGAGGGCGACCCCGGCGCCTTCATGGACCGAAGCATCCTGGAGGGCGACCCCCACGCGGTGCTCGAGGGCATGGCCATTGCCGGCTACGCCATCGGCGCCAACCAGGGATACGTGTACGTCCGGGCGGAGTACCCCATTGCCGTGCGCCGGCTGCGCATCGCCATCGAGCAGGCCCGCGAGAAAGGCCTGCTGGGCCAGAACCTGTTCGGCACCGGCTTTGACTTCGATATCGACATCCGTCTCGGGGCGGGAGCCTTCGTCTGCGGAGAGGAGACGGCGCTTCTGGCCTCCATCGAGGGCCGGCGCGGCGAACCGCGTCCCCGGCCGCCCTTCCCGGCCCAGAAGGGGCTCTGGGGTCAGCCCACGATAATCAATAACGTGGAAACCATGGCCAACGTGCCCACCATCATCCGCAACGGGTGGGAATGGTTCGCCTCCATCGGCACGGAGAAGAGCAAGGGCACCAAGGTATTCGCCCTGGCGGGCAAGATCAACAACAACGGTCTGGTGGAGGTGCCCATGGGCACCAGTCTGGGCGAGGTCATCTACGACATCGGCGGCGGCATCCCCGGGGGCAAAAAGTTCAAGGCGGCCCAGACCGGCGGTCCCTCCGGGGGATGCATCCCGGCCGAGTACCTGAACGTGCCCATCGACTACGAATCCCTTACCGAGCTCGGCACCATCATGGGGTCCGGCGGTCTCATCATCATGGACGAGGACACCTGCATGGTGGACCTGGCCAAGTTTTTCCTGGACTTCGTCAAAGACGAGTCCTGCGGCAAGTGCACGCCCTGCCGCATAGGCACCACCCGCATGCTGGAGATCCTGGACCGGATCACCAGGGGTGAGGGACGGGAGGGCGACATCGAGCTCCTTGAGGAGATGGGCCAGCAGATCAAGGATGCCGCCCTCTGCGGCCTGGGACAGACCGCGCCCAACCCGGTATTGAGCACCATCCGCTACTTCCGGCACGAGTACGAGGCCCACATCCGCGACAAGCGCTGCCCGGCCTCGGTATGCGCGGCGCTTTTCACCTCCCCGTGCCAGAACACCTGCCCGGCCAACGTGGACGTGCCCATCTACGTGGACCTCATCCGGCAGCGCCGTTTTGCCGAGGCCTACGAGGTGGTGCGTCAGGAAAACCCCTTCCCGGTGGTGTGCGGCCGGGTGTGCCATCACCCCTGCGAGGGTAAGTGCAACCGGGGCAAGCTGGACCAGCCCATAGCCATTCGCGAGCTCAAGCGCTTTGCCGCCGACTACGCCCTCTCCCTCAACGGCCGGCGGCCTAAGCCCTCGCCCGCTCCGGCTAACGGCCACAAGGTGGCGGTAGTGGGCTCCGGTCCGGCGGGACTGACCGCAGCCTACTACCTGGCCCTGAAGGGCTACGCCGTGACCGTGTTCGAGGCCCTGCCGGTGGCGGGCGGCATGCTGGCGGTGGGCATTCCCGAATACCGGCTGCCCAAGAAGCAGCTGGCGGCGGAGATCGATACCATCGCCGAGGCCGGGGTGGAGATCCGCACCAACGCCGCCCTGGGCCGCGACTTCACCCTGGAGGACCTGCAGCAGCAGGGCTACGAGGCGGTATTCGTGGCCGTGGGCGCCCACCGGGACCAGAAGCTGGGCGTGCCGGGCGAGGAGCTGGAGGGAGTGTACTCCGGCATCACCTTCCTGCGGGAGCTCAACCTGGGCCGGCCGGTGGACGTGAAGGACAAGGTGGTGGCCGTGGTCGGCGGCGGAAACGTGGCCATGGACGCGGCGCGTTCGGCCCGTCGGCTGGGCGCCAAGGAAGTGCGCATCCTCTACCGCCGCACCCGGGACGAGATGCCCGCCCTGCGGGAGGAAGTGGAAGAGGCGGAGAAGGAAGGCATCATCCTGGACTGCCTCACCAACCCGGTGGAGATCTTGGGCGAGAACGGCCGGGTCCGGGCGGTAAAGTGCCGGCGGATGCGGCTGGGCGAGTTCGACCGTTCGGGCCGGCGCCGGCCGGTGCCGGTTGAGGGCTCGGACTACGTCCTGGAGGCCCAGGTGGTGGTGGCGGCCATCGGGCAGGCGGTGGACGAGGCCGGGCTGGCCGGAAAGGTCTCCTTCACCCGGGGCGGCACCATCGCCTGCGACGAGAAGACTCTGGCCACCGACCTGCCCGGCGTGTTTGCCGGCGGCGACTGCGTGAGCGGGCCGGCCACGGTGGTGGAGGCCATTGCCATGGGCAAGCGGGCGGCGTCGGCCATCGATAGTTACCTGGGCGGCGACGGCCGGGTGGTCCCGGTAGTACCGGTGGAGCGGCGGCGCACGGCGCCGGTAATCGAGGAGCGGACCGCCCGCGAGGAGGCCGCCAGCCTGCCGGTGGAGGAGCGCCTGCGCGGCTTTGCCGAGGTGGAGCTGGGCTACGACGAAGACCAGGCGTTGGCGGAGGCGGCGCGCTGCCTGCGCTGCGACGTGCGGGAGTAA
- a CDS encoding PHP domain-containing protein gives MRWYAADLHLHTALSPCAAEDMTPLKILAAARRAGLDLIAVTDHNSAGNVAAVQEASFREGGPAVLAGMEVQTREEVHVVCLFGGVEEALALERVVFAHLPPLGNREDLFGPQILLSGRDEEIGREERLLLQSTDLALEEVVERVERLGGVAIPAHVDRPAYGLLGVLGVLPPRLAVPALEISRPERRDEVRRALGGSDITLICSSDAHYLSDIGRCRTRFFLKEPALAEVRLALAGEGGRRAVIDG, from the coding sequence ATGCGCTGGTATGCGGCCGACCTCCACCTGCACACCGCCCTGTCGCCCTGCGCCGCGGAAGATATGACGCCGCTGAAGATCCTGGCCGCGGCCCGGCGCGCAGGATTGGACCTCATAGCGGTAACCGATCATAACAGCGCCGGCAACGTCGCAGCGGTGCAGGAGGCCTCCTTCCGGGAGGGCGGCCCGGCGGTCCTGGCGGGAATGGAGGTACAGACCCGGGAGGAGGTGCACGTGGTCTGCCTCTTCGGGGGGGTTGAGGAGGCTCTGGCCTTGGAGAGGGTAGTCTTCGCGCACCTGCCTCCGCTCGGCAACCGCGAAGACCTGTTCGGACCGCAGATCCTGCTCTCCGGCCGGGACGAGGAGATCGGCCGGGAGGAACGCCTGCTGCTCCAGAGCACCGATCTGGCCCTGGAGGAAGTGGTAGAGCGGGTGGAGCGGCTGGGAGGCGTCGCTATCCCCGCCCACGTGGACCGGCCGGCCTACGGTCTGCTGGGGGTGCTGGGAGTACTTCCCCCGCGGCTTGCGGTGCCGGCCCTGGAGATCAGCCGGCCCGAGCGCAGGGACGAGGTGAGGCGCGCGCTGGGAGGAAGCGATATCACCCTGATTTGCTCCTCCGACGCCCACTACCTGTCCGATATCGGGCGCTGCCGCACCCGGTTCTTCCTTAAGGAACCTGCCCTGGCCGAGGTCCGTCTGGCTCTGGCCGGGGAGGGCGGCCGGAGGGCGGTGATAGATGGCTAG